The sequence ACCGCAAACAAATAATACGATATAATTTTTTAGTACAAGGACTAAATCCTTGTTCGAAGTGTGCTCGGAGGGAGGGACAAGAGATATGACAAAAACTGTCGTTCGCAAAAATGAATCGCTTGAAGACGCTCTTCGCCGCTTCAAACGTACTGTATCGAAAAGCGGTACAATACAAGAGGTAAGAAAGCGTGAATTCTACGAGAAACCAAGTGTCAAACGTAAAAAGAAGTCTGAGGCTGCTCGTAAGCGTAAATTCTAATATTTGTCCATATGAGTCGATAAACTTAGCGTGACTATGAATGAAATCGGGAAATCCTAACGGGTTTTCCGGTTTTTTATTATGCTTCACAATGCTGTATAATGCATATCCTAACTAGCGTTTGTCCATTGAAATTAGGATAGAAGACGCTTACAAACTTGGTTTTTCTTCCTGGGAAAGAATAACAAAGATGAATGAAGTACAACTTGGACAAAATACTGAAGTAACATAATACAGCACAGTAGACGGTAAATATAATTTGAATACCTCGGGAATAATATGTGAATGTAAATCATTACGATAATAATGAATGCATAGTAAATAATTTCACATGAATAGTGAATCTTTTTGGCATTCGCTTACGTATAGAAGGTATAATTACTTCTAGAGAAAGAGGTGAACGAACTGATGCGTAAAATGATAGGGAAGATGATCCTGTTCATTTTGTTACTCTCGGTCATTGCGGTTCCTTTTTCGAATACAGAGGCCGCAGGAAACACTGTATACCATGTGAAGTTAGATGACAATGTCGAGAAAGGTCTTTATGCGTATTTGAAGCGGTCGTTCAGAGAAGCTGAAGAAGCTGACGCCAAAGCGATCATTCTTGAAATTGATACACTTGGGGGATTCATCGATGCTGCTGGACAAATCGGCGAACTGATGGATGATACTGAACCCGAAATCATCGCATACATCAATTACCGTGCAATTTCTGCAGGAGCTTTCATAGCGCTTCATGCGGATAAGATCTATATGTCTCCGAACGGTAAAATAGGCGCTGCGCAAGCGGTTGATGGGTCGGGGAAAGCCGTAGAAGAGAAATCTAACAGCTTCTGGAAAGCTGAAATGGTAAGTGCCGCGGATACTTTTAATCGAAATTCGGAAATTGCATTGGCAATGGCAGATGATACGCGTGATTTTCCGCAATATCGGGCTGGCGTAGGTAAGCTCTTAACGTTAACAGCTCGCGAAGCTGCATCAAAGGAAGTCGGTTATAGTGAAGGGACAGTTTCTTCCTTCGATGAGCTTGTCGGGTTGCTAGGTTTCAGTGATTCCGAAATTGTTAAAACGAAAGTATCATTCGCGGAAGGGATTGTGCGATTCATCACAAACCCGATTGTTGTACCGATATTGTTGTCAATTGCTGGTTTAGGCCTAGTTGTTGAACTGTATTCACCTGGATTCGGAGTTGCAGGGACAATGGGTATTTCATCATTATTGTTATTCTTTTTCGGGCATCTGATTGCTGGATTGGCAGGATATGAAACACTGATTCTATTCGGTGTAGGCGTTGTGCTCGTCCTTTTAGAATTTTTCATAGCAGGAGGGATAGCCGGAGCATTAGGTGCGATCGCTATCGTGGCAAGTATCATTATGGCGGGCGCTAATCCTGCGTACATGGCATATTCTGTCCTGATCGCATTAGCTGTAGCCGTCAGTGGGATGGTGATCATTATGAAGTTTTTTGGCAGAAAATTGCATTTGCTTAATAAGATGATTTTGATGGATGCAACTGACACAGAAAGTGGTTATGTCTCCAATATTAATCGGACAGACTTGTTAGGTAAGAGAGGGCTAGCGATTACTCCACTCAGACCATCTGGTACAATCGAAGTGGATGGTGAACGTGTAGATGTCGTCTCGCAAGGAAGTTACATCAGCAAGAGCAAACATGTTATCATAGTAAAGGTTGAAGGTTCTCGTATTGTTGTTCGAGAATTTAACGAAAAGGGGGAAAATGAATAATGTTAGAAGCTCTAGGAGTAGGTGGAATTATGATTCCAATCGTCATCATCATTTTGGCGATCATCGTATTATCAGTATTCTTTACACTTGTTCCAGTAACTCTGTGGATTTCCGCATTGGCTGCAGGTGTACGTGTTAGTATTTTCACATTAATCGGGATGCGTTTACGTCGGGTAATTCCGAGTAGAGTCGTCAACCCGTTAATCAAAGCTCATAAAGCCGGTTTGAATGTAACAATCAACCAGTTGGAAAGTCACTACTTAGCTGGTGGTAACGTTGACCGTGTTGTAAACGCTTTGATCGCTGCACATCGTGCAAATATCGAGTTGACTTTTGAACGTGCTGCAGCAATCGATCTTGCAGGACGTGACGTTTTAGAAGCGGTACAAATGTCTGTTAACCCAAAAGTCATCGAAACACCATTTATCGCAGGTGTTGCAATGAATGGTATCGAAGTGAAAGCAAAAGCGAGAATTACAGTACGTGCAAATATCGAACGTCTAGTCGGTGGTGCGGGTGAAGAAACGGTAGTTGCGCGTGTCGGTGAAGGGATTGTATCAACAATCGGTTCTTCGATTGACCATGCAAAAGTTTTGGAAAATCCGGATTTGATTTCACGAACTGTATTGGCGAAGGGGCTTGACTCAGGTACAGCTTTTGAAATCTTATCTATCGATATTGCGGACGTTGATATCGGCAAGAACATTGGTGCTGAACTTCAGACTGAACAAGCAATGGCTGACAAGAATATTGCACAGGCAAAAGCTGAAGAACGTCGTGCAATGGCCGTTGCAAATGAACAGGAAATGAAAGCGAAAGTCCAAGAGATGCGCGCGAAAGTTGTCGGAGCCGAAGCTGAAGTTCCATTGGCGATGGCAGAAGCGCTTCGTTCAGGTAATATTGGTATAATGGAGTATATGAACTACAAGAACATCCAGGCGGATACAGGTATGCGCGATTCAATCAGCAAAATCGGTGCAGATCAACAAAAAAACGATTCCTCTAAAGAGTGATCTTTGAACGTGCAGTTTCCGGAAAGGGGATACGCAGATGGAACAGATAATCATACTTGTCGTCATCGGTATCGTCAGTATGCTCTTTAAAGGTAAAAAACCTGAAGAAGGGCAGAAGCAACAACAACAACAAAGGCAAAGGCAGTCTTCGAAACAACCGGCGAAGCCTGATCCGATGAGAAAGCTGAAAGAAATGTCCCAGGATATGTATAAAGAGATCCAGCGTGAGTTTCAGACGGAAATCGATGAGCCACCAAGCAGACAGGCTCCACAAGTCGCTCAGCCGCAACCTGTAGCAGCTAGACCAGCTGTGGTGCGTACTGAAACGCGGATGCCTGCCAAGCCGAGAGAACAGTCTCCTTCAGCCGCACGCCCTTCGATAGAACGATCAGCGACCAGGGAAAGCTCCCATCGCGGAAGATTATCTGCGCATGGCGCGAAGCATGTATGGGCAGAGCCTGTCGAACATCATGACATGGTTCCGCAAAACGAACGGGATCTTATAAAAGGAATTATCTTCTCTGAAATATTAGGACCGCCCAAATCAAAACAATAATCATCTACCCCCTATCCAAATCATAAGCTTGGATAGGGGGTTTTATCTTGAAAAAACTATTTAAAATGAATTCATCCATTTCAATCGAGGATTTTAATTCAGTCCGAATAACAGGGCCATATTCACTTCTAAAACTCGGCCCTGATTATGCAGCTTTTAAAAGTGGAAATCACATCATTGAAGCGGTTGGGGAAGAGTTGATTGTTGAGACGCTGTCTGAAGAGATGGCCGTACTGTCATTTGAATCAATTACATGCGTATCGGTGAAAGAAATCCGAGATGGGCAGGAATCATATGATTCATAATAGATATGATATTTCAGTTGAGGGTAAAGAACGGTCAACTCGCTTTTTAAGTCTTCTGGCGGCTTCAGGCGTCAAGACGATAGCTGTCACAGAATCAGAGGGGATAATTCATTTCCGTACGGATAACAAGGGTGTAGACTTTATCCGAAAAAACAGGCGTAAATATAAAGTGAAAGTATCTATCGCGCGCGCAGGAGAAAGGTCGTTGGAAAGAAGACTGTTCAGTTCCTATCGGTTTTTAATCGCTTGTCTAATTCCGCTAGTCGCTTCTTTGTTTCTATGGGAGGTTACGATTGAGGCGGAAGCGCCTGAAGTAATTGAACGCATTGAAAATAAACTGGACAAAGCGTCAATCAAGAATTACAAAATGCTCTCATCCATTCCAGATGAAGGGGAAATACGTCGTACACTCATGCAAGATGACCCTTCATTATCATGGGTGAGATTTGTGCAATCGGGAAGCAAATTGACCATCATACCAATGCATTCGCCGAAACTGGATGATATAGTGGAAAAAGAGGGGCCGGTTTCAGACCTCGTAGCAAGAACGGGCGGTGTCATCACGAGATTTCAGTTAAGTCGAGGTGAAAGGGTCGCCCGGCTACATGAAACGGTCAAAAAAGGTGATCTGCTGGCCACAGGTATATTAGAACAAGGAACCAAAACGATCGTAGTCGGAGCTGAAGGGGCGGTATATGCCGACTATTGGTCCGAATATACATTTGAAATCCCAAAGACGATTGCGTATCATTTGCTCGGAGACGAGAAAGTAGAGGTGAAGTGGCAGAATCCAATCGTATGGAAGCATGGATCAGATAAACCATCATTGCGTTCTTTCATCATCACGGATAAACAACGAGCAGACCGATTTGAACAATTCGAGTTGACAGATGGCATGGAAGAGTCCGTCATATTACCTTTGATAAAGTATAAAATCATGTCAGAATCGCAGTCTGATATTATAATTAAAGATGAAAATATTTTACACTTGACGTTTGAAAATGATACAGTTGTAGGGACTATATTATTTTTGATGAATGAAAATATAGCAATCAAGAGACCGATATCCCAAGGAGACTGAAACTATTGAGCGAACAGACAATTCAACTTCATATTGAAGAGCCGAACGATGCAGTTATGCTTCTTGGAATTTCCGATCAGAACATGAAAATGATTGAGGAATCCTTGAGTATTTCTATTATTACAAGAGGCGATACGATTTCAATCGCCGGAGAAGAAGGCAATATTGCTGCAGGGAAGTTTTTATTGGAACAACTTTTGAAAGTTATACGCAAAGGTATAAATATAAATTTACGCGACATAACGACAGCAATTGAAATGGTTAAAAATGAAACAATCGAATATTTCGCCGAATTATATGATGAAGAAATTGCTAGAACGGCTAAAGGCAAAGCAATCCGTGCCAAAACGATTGGACAACGAGAATATGTCCAGGCGATCAGAAAAAATGATCTTGTCTACTGTATCGGCCCTGCCGGAACAGGTAAGACATATCTAGCCGTTGTGCTTGCTATCCAGGCGCTAAAAACCGGATCTGTGAAACGAATTATTTTGACCCGTCCTGCGGTGGAAGCTGGGGAAAGTCTCGGTTTCCTTCCTGGTGACTTGAAAGAGAAGGTTGATCCTTATTTGCGCCCCTTGTATGATGCCTTACACGACGTCCTGGGAGCTGAACATACGGAAAGGCTGATGGAGCGGGGAACGATTGAAATCGCTCCACTGGCCTATATGAGGGGTCGTACACTTGATGATGCATTTGTCATACTTGATGAAGCGCAAAACACAACAAAAGCACAGATGAAAATGTTTTTGACGCGACTTGGATTCGGCTCTAAAATGGTAATTACAGGTGATAAAACACAAATTGACTTGCCGCGTGGTATCGAATCCGGACTGATTGCCTCTGAATCAATCTTGAAAAATGTGAAAGAAATACACTTCCAATATTTGGAGCAGGGTGACGTTGTTCGTCATCCAATTGTAGCCAAAATTATAGAAGCTTATGAAAATGAGCAGTCATCTTAAAATGGCTGCTTTTTCATCATTGGTAGAATGAAGGGGAAGTTAAAGAGACAGGTGGGGTATAATTTGTGTTCAAACCCGTATTGAAACTATTCAAATCATTGAAATTCAACTATTTAGCATTATTCATACTTCTGATTGCATCATTTGGACTGTTTGCGCTCATGCACGGCAATGTTAAGCAAGAGACCTATGAATTACATGAATTTAAAATTTCGCCAAAAACAATCCGTTCGTTGAAAACGGTTGAAGATACAGTGAAAACTGAACAGGAAAAACGTCGGATTGAATCGGAAGTGCCACCCTTTTATCAATTCAATGAGGATATTTCAAAAAATCGACAAGCAATCGCTTCTTCATTATTCGATTTCATCATTAAAGAGAAAGAGGCAAACGTGCCTGTTGCCGATGAAGATATAGAGAAACCTGTGAAATCACGTTCTGAACAAGTGAAAAATGTGCGTAAAGAACTGACTAAATTGGAAGAGGACGAGCCAGGACTTCGCCTGACGGATGAAGCCATTGCAAGTCTATTGACGGGAGAAGTATCCCGTCTTGAAAAAATGAAAAACGAAATCGTGAAAATTATTGGTGAAGAACTTTCCAAACCCGTTCGAAGTGGCGACATATCCAGTGCCCGTTATGAGGTGGAGAGGAAACTTCGTTTGTCTGAAGCGATACCTCCGGCAGAATTGCAGACATTAATTACGCTAGGCAGATCTCTAGTCGTTGAAACTGAAACTGTCAATCAAGCACTGACGGATAAAAGGATAGAAGAAGAGAAGAATGCAGTAGAACCAACAAGGATTCTTCAAGGACAAGTTATCGTTCGTGAAGGACAGTTCATTGATGCGGAGATATATCGCCAGTTGGAATTGACAGGATTATTGACAAACCAGTCTTCGTCAAAACCAATCATCGGACTCATCATCTATGTGTTTTTTGTAATGATGATTATTTATTTGCATTTCATCACATGGGTAGAAGACAGCTATAAGAAAAAGAAGTCATTATTAATTGTCATTGCCATCTTTTTTATCCTTGTATCCATCATGAAACTTCTAAGCTTGATAGATAAGGAATTTGATGTGCAAGTTGCTTTCCTATTCCCAACGGCTCTTGCGCCACTGCTCGTCAAATTGCTTACGAATGAACGGATGGCGTACATGATGACGATTGTAACAGCAGCTACCGCTGGCATTATGCTGCTTGAAGGATTCTCTGCTATTATGCAGATGGAGATTGCTCTATATATTCTGTTCGGTGGGATTCTAAGTATTTATATATTAGGCAATAACGGCCGCAGATCAAATATATTACGTACGAGTCTGGCTGTAGCAGCTTCAAATGTGTTATTCATCGTCTTTTATTTACAAATGACACAGACGACATATGATTTATCTGAGTTGCTGTTTTATATTATTGCAGCTATAACGTCAGGTATATTGTCCGGAGCATTGACGATTGGGCTCATGCCATTCTTTGAATCATTCTTCGGAATGTTATCTGATATGAGGCTGATTGAACTTTCCAATCCGAACCATCCTCTACTTAAGAAAGTGCTCACTGAAACGCCAGGCACGTATCACCATAGTGTAATGGTTGCAAACTTGGCTGATGCAGCATGTGAATCAGTAGGCGCCAATGGACTTTTGGCTAGAGTAGGTAGCTATTATCATGATATCGGCAAAACGGTCCGACCCAATTTCTTTATCGAAAACCAACATGGCAGCGTAAATCCGCATGATGAATTGCCGCCGGAAAAAAGTCGTGATATCATTATTGCCCATGCCGTTGATGGGGCAGAACTGTTGGCTAAACATAAAATGCCACCTGAAATCGTCGATATTGCAAGGCAGCACCATGGGACAAGCTTCCTGAAGTTTTTCTATGTGAAAGCTAAGGAAATGGGACAAGATGTAGTAGAAGATGATTTCCGTTATCCTGGTCCTAAACCCCAGACAAAAGAGATTGCAATCATTTCTATTGCCGATAGTGTAGAAGCCGCGGTTCGTTCGATGAAAGAACCGACACCGGAAAAAATTGCAAATCTTGTCAAGTCGATTATTGGCGGGAAATTAAATGATGGACAGTTTGATGAATGTGATCTATCAGTTAAAGAATTGAAGAAAATCGAAAATGTCATATGTGAAACATTAAACGGGATTTTTCATAGTCGGATTGAATATCCAGATTGATGATGAAAGAAGGGGATTGAATGCTTGATATCTATTTTGAAGACGAAACAGAAAGTGTCTCTGAGGATATCGTTAAACTTGTGGAAGATCTGTTGACTCACGCAGCCAAGATGGAAGACTGTCAAGGCCAGCCTGAAGTATCGGTCACATTTATGAACGATGAAGCAATTCGGCAAATCAATTCCGAATACCGCAGCAAAGATTCCGCAACGGATGTCATTTCGTTCGCATTGGAAGAGATGGGCGAAGGGGAAGTCGCCGTAATTAGGCAAGAAGGAATACCTGTTGTTCTTGGAGATATTCTCATATCAGTTGAAACTGCAAAACGTCAAGCGGAAGAGTATGGTCATGACCTTCGTCGAGAAATCGGATTTCTTGCTTTGCATGGTTTTCTTCATTTGCTCGGCTATGATCATCTGACGGAGGCTGAAGAACAATTGATGTTTGGTAGACAAGATGAAATTCTGTCATCGTTCGGACTTGAAAGGTGAGAGAGACGTGCGAGCATTTTTTAAAGCTTTCCACTACGCAGCGAAAGGAATCGTCCATAGTCTCCGTTCAGAACGGAATATGAAGTTCCATACAATCGCTTTGATTTTCGTGACGATAGCAGGTCTACTGACAGGGCTTTCAATAACTGAATGGATGATAATCCTCATTCTTTTTGGCGGTATGCTTTCTTTGGAAATGCTCAATACAGCGATTGAACGAGTCGTGGATCTTGTCACAACGGATCATCACCCGTTAGCGGGACAAGCAAAGGATGTTGGTTCAGGCGCGGTTCTTGTCTTCGCGATAATCAGTGCCGTCATTGGATTGATCATATTCCTACCGAAATGGTTCTAATAATTTAAAGGCAGAGGTGTAATAATGGATCGTGAAAAATTGATAGAAGAAGCAAAATTGGCACGTCAGACAGCGTATGTCCCTTATTCAAAATTCCCAGTAGGAGCAGCATTATTGACGGAAGATGGCCAGATTTTCCACGGCTGTAATATTGAAAACTCCTCGTATAGCATGACGAATTGCGCGGAGCGGACTGCGTTTTTTAAAGCTGTTTCAGAAGGCGTTAAAAGTTTTAAAGCTTTGGCGGTTGTCGGGGATACGGAAGGACCAGTCTCTCCATGTGGCGCTTGCAGACAAGTCATCGCGGAATTCTGCGATAGGGACATGCCTGTTTACCTAACTAATTTAAAAGGTGATGTCCAAGCGACGACAGTCGAAAAGTTGTTGCCAGGCGCTTTTTCCAAGGAGGATCTTGCATATGCAGAAAAACAATGATCAGTTTAAATCAGGTTTTATATCAATTATCGGAAGACCGAATGTTGGTAAGTCGACATTTTTAAATCGCGTCGTCGGACAAAAAATAGCAATTATGAGTGATAAGCCTCAGACAACGAGAAACAAAGTGCAGGGTGTCGTAACGACAGATGAATCTCAATTGATTTTCATTGATACACCGGGAATTCACAAACCAAAACATAAACTTGGTGATTTCATGGTGAAGTCAGCCCGCAATACATTAAAAGAAGTCGACGTCATCATGTTTATGGTTAATGCGGATGAGCCGATTGGTGGGGGAGACAGATTTATAATCGATATGTTAGAGCATACCGAAACCCCAGTTTTTCTGATCATTAATAAAATCGACCTTGTCCATCCGGATGCACTTCTTGGAACAATCACATCTTATACGCAAGTGTATGATTTTGCAGAAGTTGTTCCTGTATCTGCATTGAACGGTAATAATGTTGAACGTCTAATGGAGACGTTGATAAAGTATATGCCGAAAGGGCCTAAATATTATCCTGATGATCATGTGACTGACCATCCCGAGAGATTTATCATTTCCGAGTTCATCCGTGAGAAGGTTCTTCATTTAACGCGAGAGGAAATTCCGCATTCCGTAGCGGTAGTTATCGAAAAGATTGTGCGGGATGAAGAACGTGAAATCATTGATGTCTCGGCAACAATTATCGTTGACCGCGATTCACAAAAAGGAATTGTCATCGGTAAAAAAGGTGCGTTATTGAAAGAAATCGGAACAAAAGCCCGGCACGATATTGAAATGCTTCTCGGTTCGAAAGTATTTCTGGAATTATGGGTGAAAGTGCAGAAGGATTGGCGCAATAAACCCGGACAACTTCGTGAATTCGGTTTCCGTGACGATGAGTATTGATCAGATCCATTTCTCTAAGAGGTGATGACCTTGATGAATAAATGGGAAGGTATTGTTTTGAAAAGTATTCCTTACGGCGAATCCAACAAAATTGTCACTATCTACACTAGAGAAGCAGGGAAAATGACGGCGATGGCAAGAGGTGCTAAAAAGCCGGCGAGCCGATTAGCGGCCGTCACACAGAGTTTCACCCATGGATTTTTCTTGCTGCGGACAGGGCGTGGGATGGGGACATTAGAGCAAGGCGAGCCCATTGACTCGATGCGACATATCCGTGAAGATTTAGAAGCAACGGCATACGCGAGCTTTGTTGTTGAGCTGATTGATCGGTTAACGGATGATCAGAGTCAAAGCCCAAATGTATTTTCTTTGCTCTATGATGCATTGCATGCGATCAATGAACAATATGATCCCGA is a genomic window of Sporosarcina oncorhynchi containing:
- the rpsU gene encoding 30S ribosomal protein S21 → MTKTVVRKNESLEDALRRFKRTVSKSGTIQEVRKREFYEKPSVKRKKKSEAARKRKF
- a CDS encoding NfeD family protein — encoded protein: MRKMIGKMILFILLLSVIAVPFSNTEAAGNTVYHVKLDDNVEKGLYAYLKRSFREAEEADAKAIILEIDTLGGFIDAAGQIGELMDDTEPEIIAYINYRAISAGAFIALHADKIYMSPNGKIGAAQAVDGSGKAVEEKSNSFWKAEMVSAADTFNRNSEIALAMADDTRDFPQYRAGVGKLLTLTAREAASKEVGYSEGTVSSFDELVGLLGFSDSEIVKTKVSFAEGIVRFITNPIVVPILLSIAGLGLVVELYSPGFGVAGTMGISSLLLFFFGHLIAGLAGYETLILFGVGVVLVLLEFFIAGGIAGALGAIAIVASIIMAGANPAYMAYSVLIALAVAVSGMVIIMKFFGRKLHLLNKMILMDATDTESGYVSNINRTDLLGKRGLAITPLRPSGTIEVDGERVDVVSQGSYISKSKHVIIVKVEGSRIVVREFNEKGENE
- the floA gene encoding flotillin-like protein FloA (flotillin-like protein involved in membrane lipid rafts) → MIPIVIIILAIIVLSVFFTLVPVTLWISALAAGVRVSIFTLIGMRLRRVIPSRVVNPLIKAHKAGLNVTINQLESHYLAGGNVDRVVNALIAAHRANIELTFERAAAIDLAGRDVLEAVQMSVNPKVIETPFIAGVAMNGIEVKAKARITVRANIERLVGGAGEETVVARVGEGIVSTIGSSIDHAKVLENPDLISRTVLAKGLDSGTAFEILSIDIADVDIGKNIGAELQTEQAMADKNIAQAKAEERRAMAVANEQEMKAKVQEMRAKVVGAEAEVPLAMAEALRSGNIGIMEYMNYKNIQADTGMRDSISKIGADQQKNDSSKE
- a CDS encoding sporulation protein YqfD — encoded protein: MIHNRYDISVEGKERSTRFLSLLAASGVKTIAVTESEGIIHFRTDNKGVDFIRKNRRKYKVKVSIARAGERSLERRLFSSYRFLIACLIPLVASLFLWEVTIEAEAPEVIERIENKLDKASIKNYKMLSSIPDEGEIRRTLMQDDPSLSWVRFVQSGSKLTIIPMHSPKLDDIVEKEGPVSDLVARTGGVITRFQLSRGERVARLHETVKKGDLLATGILEQGTKTIVVGAEGAVYADYWSEYTFEIPKTIAYHLLGDEKVEVKWQNPIVWKHGSDKPSLRSFIITDKQRADRFEQFELTDGMEESVILPLIKYKIMSESQSDIIIKDENILHLTFENDTVVGTILFLMNENIAIKRPISQGD
- a CDS encoding PhoH family protein — its product is MSEQTIQLHIEEPNDAVMLLGISDQNMKMIEESLSISIITRGDTISIAGEEGNIAAGKFLLEQLLKVIRKGININLRDITTAIEMVKNETIEYFAELYDEEIARTAKGKAIRAKTIGQREYVQAIRKNDLVYCIGPAGTGKTYLAVVLAIQALKTGSVKRIILTRPAVEAGESLGFLPGDLKEKVDPYLRPLYDALHDVLGAEHTERLMERGTIEIAPLAYMRGRTLDDAFVILDEAQNTTKAQMKMFLTRLGFGSKMVITGDKTQIDLPRGIESGLIASESILKNVKEIHFQYLEQGDVVRHPIVAKIIEAYENEQSS
- a CDS encoding HD family phosphohydrolase; the protein is MFKPVLKLFKSLKFNYLALFILLIASFGLFALMHGNVKQETYELHEFKISPKTIRSLKTVEDTVKTEQEKRRIESEVPPFYQFNEDISKNRQAIASSLFDFIIKEKEANVPVADEDIEKPVKSRSEQVKNVRKELTKLEEDEPGLRLTDEAIASLLTGEVSRLEKMKNEIVKIIGEELSKPVRSGDISSARYEVERKLRLSEAIPPAELQTLITLGRSLVVETETVNQALTDKRIEEEKNAVEPTRILQGQVIVREGQFIDAEIYRQLELTGLLTNQSSSKPIIGLIIYVFFVMMIIYLHFITWVEDSYKKKKSLLIVIAIFFILVSIMKLLSLIDKEFDVQVAFLFPTALAPLLVKLLTNERMAYMMTIVTAATAGIMLLEGFSAIMQMEIALYILFGGILSIYILGNNGRRSNILRTSLAVAASNVLFIVFYLQMTQTTYDLSELLFYIIAAITSGILSGALTIGLMPFFESFFGMLSDMRLIELSNPNHPLLKKVLTETPGTYHHSVMVANLADAACESVGANGLLARVGSYYHDIGKTVRPNFFIENQHGSVNPHDELPPEKSRDIIIAHAVDGAELLAKHKMPPEIVDIARQHHGTSFLKFFYVKAKEMGQDVVEDDFRYPGPKPQTKEIAIISIADSVEAAVRSMKEPTPEKIANLVKSIIGGKLNDGQFDECDLSVKELKKIENVICETLNGIFHSRIEYPD
- the ybeY gene encoding rRNA maturation RNase YbeY, giving the protein MLDIYFEDETESVSEDIVKLVEDLLTHAAKMEDCQGQPEVSVTFMNDEAIRQINSEYRSKDSATDVISFALEEMGEGEVAVIRQEGIPVVLGDILISVETAKRQAEEYGHDLRREIGFLALHGFLHLLGYDHLTEAEEQLMFGRQDEILSSFGLER
- a CDS encoding diacylglycerol kinase family protein, which produces MKFCHRSDLKGERDVRAFFKAFHYAAKGIVHSLRSERNMKFHTIALIFVTIAGLLTGLSITEWMIILILFGGMLSLEMLNTAIERVVDLVTTDHHPLAGQAKDVGSGAVLVFAIISAVIGLIIFLPKWF
- a CDS encoding cytidine deaminase, which translates into the protein MDREKLIEEAKLARQTAYVPYSKFPVGAALLTEDGQIFHGCNIENSSYSMTNCAERTAFFKAVSEGVKSFKALAVVGDTEGPVSPCGACRQVIAEFCDRDMPVYLTNLKGDVQATTVEKLLPGAFSKEDLAYAEKQ
- the era gene encoding GTPase Era: MQKNNDQFKSGFISIIGRPNVGKSTFLNRVVGQKIAIMSDKPQTTRNKVQGVVTTDESQLIFIDTPGIHKPKHKLGDFMVKSARNTLKEVDVIMFMVNADEPIGGGDRFIIDMLEHTETPVFLIINKIDLVHPDALLGTITSYTQVYDFAEVVPVSALNGNNVERLMETLIKYMPKGPKYYPDDHVTDHPERFIISEFIREKVLHLTREEIPHSVAVVIEKIVRDEEREIIDVSATIIVDRDSQKGIVIGKKGALLKEIGTKARHDIEMLLGSKVFLELWVKVQKDWRNKPGQLREFGFRDDEY